One segment of Solanum stenotomum isolate F172 chromosome 1, ASM1918654v1, whole genome shotgun sequence DNA contains the following:
- the LOC125841541 gene encoding uncharacterized GPI-anchored protein At3g06035: protein MADEEGHVLSGINSYRQSHKLPALTKQDKADCLANEIADELENQPCPSGGITPAPASDQFAQYPKLLDKCDIDINTTAEGVILPVCVHNRVATLVLTNYTQSRHAGYLNNSKYTGAGIGTEKDWTVVVLTTNTVAGSFTSGVTSSVFGMSTIHYYLMFVLLGLFLAS, encoded by the coding sequence atggcAGATGAAGAAGGTCACGTCCTTTCCGGTATCAACAGTTACCGGCAATCCCACAAGTTACCAGCCCTAACGAAGCAGGACAAGGCAGATTGTCTAGCCAATGAAATTGCAGATGAGTTGGAAAACCAACCATGCCCGAGTGGCGGCATTACTCCCGCTCCGGCATCTGATCAATTTGCTCAGTACCCCAAACTTTTAGACAAGTGCGACATTGACATTAACACAACAGCTGAAGGCGTTATCCTCCCGGTTTGCGTCCACAATCGTGTTGCGACCCTAGTGCTAACGAACTATACTCAGTCTCGGCATGCGGGGTACCTTAACAATTCTAAGTATACTGGAGCTGGAATTGGCACTGAGAAAGACTGGACTGTTGTTGTCTTGACCACGAATACTGTCGCTGGTAGCTTTACTAGTGGAGTTACTAgtagtgtgtttggtatgagtACTATTCATTATTATTTGATGTTTGTGTTGTTAGGTCTCTTCCTAGCTAGCTAG
- the LOC125841789 gene encoding mevalonate kinase, which produces MEVRARAPGKIILAGEHAVVHGSAAVAASIDLYTYVSLRFPTPADNDETLSLQLKDVSLEFSWPIARIKEAFPNLENPIPPSSCSLETLKLIASLVDEQNIPEANIGLAAGVTAFLWLFTSIHGCKPAKAVVNSELPLGSGLGSSAAFCVALSAAILALSDSVTMDFSHQGWQVFGENELELVNKWAFEGEKIIHGKPSGIDNTVSTYGNMIKFKSGDLTRLKTNMPLKMLITNTKVGRNTKALVASVSERTLRHPTAMASVFTAVDSISNEVAAIIQSPVSDDLAITEKEEKLAELMEMNQGLLQCMGVSHASIETILRTTLKYKLSTKLTGAGGGGCVLTLLPTLLSGTVVDKVIADLETCGFQCLLAGIGGNGVEFSYSGIPDIGANGGNLS; this is translated from the exons atggagGTGAGAGCTAGAGCCCCAGGGAAAATCATATTGGCTGGAGAACATGCTGTGGTTCACGGATCAGCTGCCGTCGCTGCCTCTATCGATCTCTATACTTACGTCTCCCTTCGCTTTCCTACTCCTGCTG ATAATGATGAAACACTAAGCctccagcttaaggatgtgtcCTTAGAATTTTCCTGGCCAATTGCAAGAATTAAAGAGGCTTTTCCAAACTTGGAAAATCCGATTCCACCTTCCTCATGCTCGCTGGAGACTCTTAAATTAATTGCTTCTTTAGTTGATGAGCAGAACATTCCTGAGGCAAATATAGGTCTCGCTGCTGGTGTCACAGCTTTTCTTTGGCTGTTCACCTCAATCCATGG ATGCAAACCAGCTAAAGCAGTTGTCAATTCTGAGCTTCCATTGGGATCAGGCTTGGGTTCGTCCGCAGCTTTTTGTGTTGCACTCTCCGCAGCCATTCTTGCTTTGTCAGATTCAGTCACTATGGATTTCAGCCACCAAGGGTGGCAAGTATTTGGAGAGAATGAGCTGGAATTGGTGAATAAATGGGCTTTCGAAGGCGAGAAAATAATTCATGGGAAGCCATCTGGTATTGACAACACAGTGAGCACGTATG GAAACATGATCAAGTTTAAGTCAGGCGATTTGACACGCCTCAAAACAAACATGCCACTTAAAATGCTGATCACTAACACAAAGGTTGGGAGAAATACAAAGGCATTGGTGGCTAGCGTCTCCGAGAGGACCTTGAGGCATCCGACTGCAATGGCTTCTGTGTTTACTGCAGTGGATTCTATCAGTAATGAAGTGGCTGCAATTATTCAATCACCTGTCTCTGATGATCTTGCCATaactgagaaagaagaaaaactgGCAGAGTTGATGGAGATGAACCAAGGATTGCTTCAGTGCATGGGTGTTAGCCATGCTTCCATAGAAACTATTCTTCGAACAACTCTAAAGTACAAACTGTCTACCAAGTTAACTGGAGCTGGTGGTGGAGGCTGTGTTTTGACATTACTACCAACCC TTCTATCAGGAACAGTCGTTGATAAAGTGATAGCTGATTTAGAAACATGCGGATTCCAATGCCTGCTTGCTGGAATTGGTGGAAATGGCGTAGAATTTTCATATAGCGGCATTCCTGATATAGGAGCCAACGGAGGCAATTTGTCATGA
- the LOC125841553 gene encoding NADPH-dependent aldehyde reductase 1, chloroplastic, with protein MCSRFLPCSVRALSSTFTTYHLISPCSFFTNNNTKRRRSYPPVNIIVRSMASGGQTFPPQKQETQPGKEHAMDPTPHYSSQDYKPANKLRGKIALVTGGDSGIGRAVCHCFALEGATVAFTYVKSQEEKDAQDTLKLLMQAKAADAKDPMAVPTDLGFDDNCKRVVDEVVNSYGRIDILVNNAAEQYEASSVEEINEERLERVFRTNIFSYFFVTRHALKHMKEGSSIINTTSVNAYKGNAKLLDYTATKGAIVSFTRGLALQLVERGIRVNGVAPGPVWTPLIPASFSEEECANFGKQVPMKRAAQPIEVAPSYVFLASCPESSYITGQVIHPNGGTIVNA; from the exons ATGTGCTCTCGTTTTCTGCCTTGTTCAGTTAGAGCTTTGTCTTCCACTTTCACTACTTACCACCTAATTTCTCCCTGCAGCTTCTTTACTAACAACAACACTAAGAGAAGAAGATCATATCCTCCGGTTAATATTATCGTGAGATCAATGGCTTCAGGTGGACAAACATTCCCACCCCAGAAACAAGAAACTCAGCCTGGCAAGGAACATGCCATGGACCCTACTCCTCACTATTCTAGCCAGGATTACAAGCCTGCTAATAAGCTTCGA GGCAAAATAGCGCTGGTGACCGGAGGCGATTCCGGGATTGGACGAGCAGTGTGCCATTGCTTTGCACTGGAGGGTGCAACTGTGGCCTTCACTTACGTCAAGtctcaagaagaaaaagatgcGCAAGACACACTTAAATTGCTAATGCAAGCCAAGGCAGCAGATGCAAAGGACCCAATGGCGGTGCCAACGGACTTGGGATTCGATGACAATTGCAAGAGAGTGGTTGATGAGGTTGTGAATTCCTATGGCCGGATTGATATTCTGGTGAACAATGCTGCAGAGCAGTACGAAGCTAGTTCGGTTGAGGAGATCAATGAGGAAAGGCTTGAGAGAGTTTTTAGAACTAACATCTTCTCTTACTTCTTTGTCACTAG GCATGCTTTGAAACATATGAAGGAAGGTAGCAGCATAATAAACACAACATCAGTGAATGCATACAAGGGGAATGCAAAACTTCTTGATTACACAGCCACAAAGGGTGCAATTGTTTCATTTACTAGAGGACTTGCCCTTCAGCTTGTGGAGAGGGGCATACGCGTTAATGGTGTTGCCCCTGGCCCAGTTTGGACACCACTGATTCCAGCTTCGTTTTCTGAAGAGGAATGTGCAAATTTTGGCAAACAAGTGCCAATGAAGAGGGCTGCTCAGCCTATAGAGGTGGCCCCGTCGTATGTTTTCCTGGCTTCTTGCCCGGAATCCTCCTATATAACTGGCCAAGTTATCCACCCTAATG GTGGGACGATAGTCAATGCTTAA